A window of the Glaciimonas sp. CA11.2 genome harbors these coding sequences:
- a CDS encoding proline/glycine betaine ABC transporter permease, whose product MFFSLSLKSAINSGVDWLVTHYGDHFHAISDAVLTWVLVPLETALRAAPPWLILLAMGLMAWHATQRIVISLLLVALLYLIGAFGLWDKLMQTLALMLVSTLITLLMGIPLGILMSRSTWLRKVLLPALDVMQTLPTFVYLIPVLMLFGLGKVPAIFATVVYALPPLIRLTDLGIRQVDTDLTEAAWSFGTSKWQLLIGVQLPLARPSIMAGINQSTMMALGMVVIASMIGARGLGEDVLQGIQTLDTGTGLQAGIAIVILAIVIDRISQGYGLTRRQRIALKQPQTKEQTLK is encoded by the coding sequence ATGTTTTTTTCGCTCTCCTTAAAGTCAGCCATTAATAGCGGCGTTGATTGGTTGGTCACCCATTACGGCGATCATTTTCATGCAATCAGCGATGCGGTATTGACGTGGGTGCTGGTTCCGCTGGAAACCGCCTTACGCGCAGCGCCGCCGTGGTTGATCCTTCTGGCAATGGGATTGATGGCGTGGCACGCAACCCAACGTATTGTGATCAGTCTGTTGCTGGTGGCTTTGTTGTACCTGATTGGCGCGTTTGGTTTGTGGGATAAATTGATGCAAACACTGGCGCTGATGTTGGTATCAACGTTGATAACGTTATTGATGGGCATTCCGCTTGGGATATTGATGTCGCGCAGCACGTGGTTGCGTAAGGTATTATTGCCAGCGCTGGATGTGATGCAAACTTTGCCGACCTTTGTTTATCTGATTCCGGTATTGATGCTTTTCGGCTTGGGCAAAGTCCCTGCGATTTTTGCAACGGTGGTGTATGCGTTGCCGCCCTTGATTCGATTGACCGATCTTGGTATCCGTCAGGTCGACACCGATCTGACTGAAGCGGCCTGGTCTTTCGGGACCAGCAAATGGCAATTGCTGATCGGTGTGCAATTGCCGTTGGCCCGACCCAGCATCATGGCCGGAATTAATCAGTCCACCATGATGGCGCTTGGGATGGTGGTGATTGCGTCCATGATCGGCGCGCGCGGGCTTGGCGAAGACGTTTTACAGGGCATTCAGACGCTCGATACCGGCACCGGTTTGCAAGCGGGTATAGCAATTGTGATTCTGGCTATTGTGATTGATCGCATCAGCCAAGGTTATGGCCTGACGCGCCGCCAGCGTATTGCGCTTAAACAACCGCAGACCAAAGAGCAAACGCTGAAATGA
- a CDS encoding carboxypeptidase regulatory-like domain-containing protein, with the protein MHIRFFQFYSLLLLGSLFLLLFMASGASYGRAPAADAVLSVQAHASYKEGITGLARSVVSNLIRVKIAPVEYVTFSGNGAVLAQAGIRLVVPLRLHNAGNVTSQLSFSAVSVNDAAPAFSLSAPKLYRDVRQSGEFDPTAPLITDFNPSSPAGIGLTMEADETVALLMVAEVPADAVGNAALELIATTVRQQAQARIAIKAAIADSALLRLAMQAAPLWYAEDGVVKMTLNAKNIGAFAATGVSSVNSLPVIIDGQAQSVVLLRQNIPAEVAYVAASLVAENASIQRLYRYDSDPQFQYRTIKDGAGASAITSASGESTVSGSAVSGPRVAEIALAMHALGPHSAMQATFTLKVGPSAPDTLTLQSEGWAANTNAQSNPILLRRAITARPDIVPFIQFTDVGLGNGGEYILRVNNIAGAVTDKPMVLTTHLPDGIRAAKVDAGKQWQCEISSVSLLSCTTLQSLAENQFSTDIIVNVLVDETAFPAGENSVWLPGTVAVSGGGEPEANTTNNLLHFKNKATRGASLAGSVWMDRGHTGTYDSGDTLLAGWRVQLQTDRTAEVSAKITETATSLASVATYRGVVTSAPDPIVKEAVTDAQGHYSLTGIPAGGPYRLRFLAPGGARVGTPQDGVIGSPQANAERDQETGELVYARIEDNQNFSEQNLPVSYSGRVFDATTRKPVAQATVRIAIDGGGFDPASYLVGKPEKGTITTDAEGYFYYAFTPSAPAGNYTLSVEAAGYEPEFSRALPPLDTPMHLSATGQIPQVIRAAESAVIPVATAPVVYYNKIQREANASRLVNNLLAIDLVDVSAGDVLFLRKESDRREVELIDFLNYTLVLKYSGKVARKGFDIADQLPQGFSYVPGSARISTGDTENGAGVALEPETRGNLLRFVAADTVLQSDAPVRIQYRVSVGVNAREGVRAESRATAHSGNLSSNQASVSVNVIGGVFTSDAYVLGKVTLMCSDQDYAGGDGSADTANTMGVPGVRIYLEDGTFAETDQDGKYSIYGVKPLTHVLKLDNTTLPVSAIPLATTNRHAGRGENQFIDLRNGELGRGDFTLGCGAGTLADVQVRREKAAGNISEIETVIKRRFDVDPSTLDGNNTGGNLKSLPATGRIGGGAAKTTLSTLATLDKSAHNMTEGVSASSSALATAPASPSAPISRDSSHSVTTTLSDNVVRSLPEQQERPLQKIESGDVPVSIEAELRNMDAALDFVELKDAQITPTRQMRVRVKGSVTVGGAAAKAIRLQVNGEFIGLDRVGSRSELASRNIAVWEYIGVSLKAGKNDLTISQGEQQKSITITAPGDFQNLMIEVEGHAEADSKKPLRVRVHVTDANDIPVTAPTRITLSASAGQWLDAAGLAGDSVYKGIINDGVAAFDLIPPEQPGTLVLRAISGPIQASREIQLAASLRPMLATGIVEGVVSLRNGLIRPVGERDSFENELSRLSSTWDNGKITAGGRAAFFLKGKVKGEYLLTAAYDSEKDVKQRLFRDIQPERYYPVYGDSSVRGFDAQSTSRLYLRIDKGHSYLLYGDFSTQDATGVRQLTQYNRGVTGIKQHFQTDGGRVSGTFFASRDSLTQRVVEISPNGTSGPFSVFGADYLENSERIEIITRDRNMPTRILATRVLSRFADYEIETMSGTLLFKSPEPSTDANFNPNTIRVTYESDGNGAKFWLYGGDMQVRVTDAIKLGAVAIEDRNPVDPRALRGLTLEADLGRGTSLVGELAQTDTAKGLGRGSRVELKHQSAALKAGITAVQVDGDFDNLNSPTSGGQIEARAGAEYKLDERNTLKAELVHARTLAKTGNASGSGSTNVSPDTKLEGALIGIEHAFDSGIRAEIGTRMVRGTAQGVNADGDMDTDDLNLNTLRMRLGTRVPGVPNASVYTEYERDMRDADKRLLAFGGEYQIKPGTKVYGRHEALSSLGNIYELGDNQKTSNYRTVIGVETEYMPQASLFNEYRLGSAIDGRDAQNAFGLRNGWNVAPGLRLNTTFERTKALSGSNTDEATAVTGQVEYLANTRWKGGAGLELRRSALEDAMLNTLGLAFKLDHDWTFLGKSAVYMVTGRNGNSTNGVRARQRLGMAYRQTKRNKLNALAYYEHRVENGRLAAIQATTRHVHLISSHASYRPYDALTVSARYAFKHVTETGHGQRSAMHGHLLSGRLARDITAKWDAGIAGSFFTSSLGERLHAIGVEAGYQASQDLWVSVGYNVFGFEDREFSQLANTSRGMYFRLRYKFDESSL; encoded by the coding sequence ATGCATATTCGTTTTTTTCAATTCTATAGTTTGCTTCTGTTAGGAAGCCTTTTTCTATTGCTTTTTATGGCGAGCGGCGCGTCCTATGGTCGTGCTCCTGCCGCGGATGCCGTCCTCAGTGTTCAGGCCCATGCCAGCTATAAAGAGGGGATCACTGGTTTAGCGCGTAGCGTTGTATCCAATCTGATACGCGTTAAGATCGCACCCGTAGAATATGTCACTTTTTCTGGGAATGGCGCTGTGCTCGCGCAGGCAGGGATTCGGTTAGTCGTTCCGCTGCGCTTGCATAATGCAGGGAATGTTACTTCTCAGTTGTCATTTTCCGCGGTATCCGTTAACGATGCAGCACCTGCGTTTTCGCTGAGTGCGCCAAAACTATACCGTGACGTGCGGCAGAGTGGTGAGTTTGACCCCACCGCGCCTTTGATTACTGACTTTAATCCATCCTCTCCTGCTGGAATTGGTTTGACGATGGAAGCAGACGAAACAGTCGCGTTGCTGATGGTCGCCGAAGTACCAGCCGACGCTGTGGGTAACGCTGCGCTTGAATTGATTGCAACCACTGTGCGTCAGCAAGCGCAAGCACGTATCGCTATCAAGGCCGCAATTGCCGACAGTGCATTATTGCGACTGGCGATGCAAGCTGCACCTTTATGGTACGCGGAAGACGGCGTCGTCAAAATGACGCTCAATGCGAAAAACATCGGTGCGTTTGCAGCTACCGGAGTGAGTAGTGTGAATAGCCTTCCCGTGATCATTGATGGGCAGGCACAATCCGTCGTTTTGTTGCGCCAAAACATTCCCGCGGAAGTCGCTTACGTAGCCGCTTCGCTAGTTGCGGAAAATGCGTCGATACAACGGTTGTATCGATACGATAGCGATCCGCAGTTTCAATATCGGACTATCAAGGATGGCGCAGGCGCATCTGCCATAACCAGTGCATCTGGTGAATCAACCGTCTCTGGTTCTGCAGTGTCCGGTCCGCGCGTGGCAGAGATCGCGCTGGCGATGCATGCGCTTGGCCCACATTCAGCTATGCAGGCGACGTTTACGTTGAAGGTTGGGCCGTCTGCACCGGACACGTTGACACTCCAAAGTGAAGGTTGGGCCGCTAATACCAACGCGCAAAGTAATCCGATTTTGCTGCGTCGGGCGATCACGGCAAGACCTGATATCGTGCCTTTTATACAATTTACCGATGTGGGTTTAGGTAATGGGGGTGAGTACATACTTCGCGTGAACAACATTGCTGGCGCTGTTACCGATAAACCCATGGTCTTGACCACTCATCTACCTGATGGCATTCGTGCCGCCAAAGTAGATGCAGGTAAACAATGGCAATGTGAAATCAGCAGTGTCAGTTTATTAAGTTGCACGACCTTGCAATCTTTGGCTGAAAATCAATTCAGCACCGATATTATTGTCAACGTGCTTGTTGATGAGACTGCGTTTCCTGCAGGAGAAAATTCCGTCTGGCTGCCGGGTACGGTGGCGGTCAGTGGTGGTGGCGAACCAGAAGCCAACACGACGAATAACCTTCTTCACTTTAAGAATAAAGCAACACGTGGCGCGTCCTTGGCGGGCAGTGTATGGATGGACCGAGGTCATACCGGAACCTACGATAGTGGTGATACGTTGTTAGCCGGATGGCGTGTCCAGCTTCAGACAGATCGCACCGCAGAGGTTTCTGCGAAGATTACTGAGACAGCCACCAGCCTTGCTAGTGTTGCGACTTATCGCGGCGTAGTGACTAGCGCACCTGATCCTATCGTTAAAGAGGCGGTCACCGACGCTCAGGGTCATTACAGTCTGACGGGTATCCCCGCCGGTGGTCCATATCGCTTGCGTTTTCTCGCACCAGGCGGTGCACGCGTGGGTACGCCGCAGGATGGCGTCATTGGCTCTCCACAGGCGAACGCGGAGCGCGATCAGGAAACCGGCGAGCTTGTATATGCACGTATCGAGGATAACCAGAATTTTTCGGAACAAAATCTACCAGTGTCATATAGCGGTCGTGTATTCGACGCCACGACGCGCAAACCGGTGGCGCAAGCAACCGTGCGTATTGCCATTGATGGCGGGGGCTTTGATCCTGCCAGTTATCTCGTCGGGAAGCCGGAAAAAGGCACAATAACCACTGATGCCGAAGGTTATTTTTACTACGCTTTTACTCCAAGCGCACCCGCTGGCAACTATACGTTATCGGTTGAAGCAGCTGGATATGAACCGGAATTTTCACGGGCTTTGCCACCGTTGGATACGCCGATGCATCTATCCGCCACGGGCCAAATTCCGCAGGTAATCCGTGCGGCGGAGAGCGCTGTTATTCCGGTTGCTACCGCTCCGGTCGTCTATTACAACAAAATCCAGCGGGAAGCGAATGCATCACGGCTGGTGAACAATCTATTGGCGATCGATCTGGTTGATGTTAGCGCTGGCGACGTGCTTTTCTTGCGCAAAGAGTCGGATCGCAGGGAAGTCGAATTGATCGACTTTTTAAATTACACGCTAGTCTTAAAATATAGTGGAAAAGTGGCGCGCAAAGGCTTCGATATCGCTGATCAATTGCCACAAGGATTTTCTTACGTGCCTGGTTCTGCGCGTATTAGCACCGGCGACACCGAGAACGGCGCAGGCGTTGCCCTTGAACCAGAGACGCGTGGCAATCTGTTACGCTTTGTGGCGGCCGATACCGTATTACAGAGCGACGCACCAGTGCGAATTCAGTACCGTGTCAGCGTCGGCGTGAATGCACGCGAAGGTGTGCGTGCAGAAAGTCGCGCCACCGCGCATTCGGGCAATCTGAGTTCCAATCAAGCCAGTGTTTCTGTTAATGTCATCGGTGGCGTATTTACCAGCGACGCTTACGTTCTGGGCAAGGTTACACTGATGTGTAGTGACCAGGATTATGCCGGTGGCGATGGCAGCGCTGATACTGCCAATACCATGGGCGTTCCAGGTGTACGTATTTATCTGGAAGATGGTACCTTCGCAGAGACCGATCAGGATGGAAAATACAGCATCTATGGCGTCAAACCGCTCACGCATGTGCTGAAGCTGGATAACACGACATTACCTGTTTCAGCCATTCCGCTGGCGACAACCAATCGTCATGCTGGGCGTGGTGAAAATCAGTTTATTGACTTGCGAAATGGGGAACTCGGTCGTGGTGACTTTACACTCGGTTGCGGCGCAGGAACTCTGGCGGATGTGCAGGTTCGGCGTGAAAAAGCGGCGGGTAATATCTCAGAAATCGAAACCGTCATAAAGCGGCGTTTTGATGTCGACCCATCCACACTAGACGGCAACAATACGGGCGGTAATCTTAAATCACTTCCGGCTACCGGACGAATCGGTGGCGGCGCGGCCAAGACGACGTTATCGACGTTGGCGACGTTAGATAAGTCGGCGCACAACATGACCGAAGGCGTATCAGCATCAAGCTCGGCATTAGCAACAGCTCCAGCATCACCGTCCGCACCAATATCTCGAGATTCCAGCCATTCGGTGACCACGACCTTATCCGATAATGTTGTCCGTTCTTTACCAGAACAGCAAGAGCGACCATTACAGAAAATAGAATCTGGCGATGTCCCTGTGTCGATTGAGGCAGAGCTACGGAATATGGATGCAGCGCTCGACTTTGTAGAGCTGAAGGATGCGCAGATTACGCCAACACGACAGATGCGTGTTCGTGTCAAAGGGAGTGTGACCGTCGGCGGGGCAGCAGCAAAAGCCATAAGGTTACAAGTGAATGGTGAATTTATTGGACTTGATCGTGTCGGCTCACGCAGTGAACTTGCATCGCGCAACATTGCTGTATGGGAATATATCGGCGTGTCGTTAAAAGCCGGTAAAAATGATCTGACGATAAGCCAAGGAGAGCAGCAGAAAAGCATCACCATCACGGCACCGGGCGACTTTCAAAATCTCATGATCGAAGTTGAGGGCCATGCCGAAGCTGACAGCAAAAAACCACTGCGCGTGCGCGTGCACGTCACCGACGCTAATGATATCCCTGTAACAGCGCCCACTCGGATCACGCTGAGTGCTAGTGCAGGGCAGTGGCTGGATGCCGCTGGTTTAGCTGGCGATAGTGTCTATAAAGGAATCATTAATGATGGTGTCGCCGCGTTTGATCTCATTCCGCCAGAGCAACCTGGCACACTCGTATTGCGGGCGATCAGTGGCCCGATTCAGGCCTCACGAGAAATTCAACTGGCTGCATCACTGCGGCCGATGTTAGCGACCGGTATCGTTGAGGGCGTAGTGAGCCTTCGCAACGGTTTGATCCGTCCTGTAGGAGAGCGTGATAGTTTCGAAAACGAACTGAGTCGCCTCAGCAGCACATGGGATAACGGCAAAATCACCGCCGGCGGTCGCGCAGCCTTCTTCCTTAAAGGCAAGGTAAAAGGCGAGTATCTCCTGACCGCCGCGTATGACAGTGAGAAGGACGTTAAGCAGCGCTTATTCCGCGATATTCAGCCCGAGCGCTACTATCCCGTTTATGGTGATTCCTCGGTGCGTGGCTTTGATGCCCAATCTACCAGCCGCCTTTATTTGCGGATTGACAAAGGTCACAGCTATTTGTTGTACGGCGATTTCTCTACCCAAGACGCAACTGGCGTGCGTCAACTGACGCAATACAACCGTGGTGTCACCGGTATCAAACAGCATTTTCAAACTGATGGTGGGCGCGTCAGTGGCACATTCTTTGCCAGCCGCGATAGCCTAACTCAGCGTGTTGTTGAAATTAGTCCAAATGGCACGTCCGGTCCATTTTCGGTGTTCGGTGCTGACTATCTCGAAAATAGTGAACGCATTGAGATCATCACGCGAGACCGTAATATGCCGACACGTATCCTTGCTACGCGGGTGTTGTCACGGTTTGCCGATTATGAAATTGAAACCATGAGCGGGACGCTATTGTTTAAAAGTCCAGAACCCTCGACCGATGCGAACTTCAATCCCAATACTATCCGCGTGACCTACGAATCAGACGGCAATGGTGCCAAATTCTGGCTATACGGCGGCGACATGCAAGTGCGCGTCACGGATGCTATAAAACTTGGTGCTGTCGCGATAGAAGACCGCAATCCAGTCGACCCACGTGCACTGCGCGGACTGACGTTAGAGGCCGATCTTGGGCGCGGAACATCGCTGGTCGGCGAGCTGGCGCAAACCGATACTGCCAAAGGTCTTGGGCGCGGTAGTCGGGTAGAGCTTAAGCATCAAAGCGCGGCACTAAAAGCAGGCATAACAGCGGTGCAGGTTGATGGAGATTTCGATAACCTGAATTCGCCCACTTCGGGCGGACAGATCGAAGCGCGCGCGGGTGCTGAATATAAGCTGGACGAACGGAATACGCTAAAGGCTGAACTGGTGCATGCCAGAACGTTAGCAAAAACCGGCAACGCTTCGGGTAGCGGATCTACCAACGTTTCTCCCGACACCAAACTGGAGGGAGCGCTGATCGGAATCGAACACGCATTCGATAGCGGAATACGGGCAGAAATTGGGACCAGGATGGTGCGTGGCACGGCGCAGGGCGTCAACGCAGATGGCGACATGGACACTGATGATTTGAACCTGAATACATTACGCATGCGATTGGGAACGCGTGTTCCCGGTGTGCCGAATGCCAGTGTTTATACTGAGTATGAGCGCGATATGCGTGATGCCGATAAACGCCTTCTGGCTTTCGGTGGAGAGTATCAGATAAAGCCCGGCACCAAGGTTTACGGACGGCACGAAGCACTATCGAGTTTGGGTAATATCTATGAACTTGGCGATAACCAAAAGACCAGTAATTACCGCACTGTGATCGGGGTAGAAACCGAATACATGCCGCAAGCCAGTTTGTTTAATGAATATCGTCTGGGCAGTGCCATTGATGGGCGCGATGCGCAGAACGCATTCGGTCTGCGCAATGGCTGGAATGTCGCACCCGGCTTGCGCCTCAATACTACCTTCGAACGTACCAAAGCGCTTAGCGGGAGCAACACGGATGAAGCCACCGCAGTGACCGGACAGGTCGAATATCTTGCTAACACGCGTTGGAAGGGCGGCGCAGGCTTGGAGTTGCGTCGCAGCGCGCTGGAAGATGCGATGTTGAATACGCTTGGTCTCGCGTTCAAGCTTGATCATGACTGGACTTTTTTGGGGAAGAGTGCCGTCTACATGGTCACCGGCCGTAACGGCAATAGTACTAACGGCGTGCGCGCGCGACAACGTCTGGGTATGGCGTATCGCCAGACCAAGCGCAATAAGCTTAATGCGTTGGCTTATTACGAACACCGTGTAGAAAATGGTCGTCTGGCTGCTATACAAGCAACCACTCGGCATGTGCATCTGATTTCTTCTCACGCCAGCTATCGCCCGTACGACGCATTGACGGTCTCCGCTCGGTACGCGTTCAAGCACGTCACTGAAACCGGTCACGGACAGCGCAGCGCTATGCATGGGCATTTGCTATCCGGTCGGCTTGCACGCGATATCACTGCCAAATGGGACGCCGGAATCGCCGGATCATTTTTTACCAGCAGCCTTGGTGAACGACTGCACGCGATCGGTGTAGAAGCTGGTTATCAGGCCAGCCAGGACCTTTGGGTTTCGGTGGGCTATAACGTATTCGGTTTTGAAGACAGGGAGTTCAGCCAGTTAGCTAATACCTCGCGTGGGATGTATTTCCGACTGCGCTACAAGTTTGATGAAAGCAGTTTGTAA
- a CDS encoding phosphate/phosphite/phosphonate ABC transporter substrate-binding protein codes for MQTWKVALPMYNVGPTLTADYERFLEAVIAVLRARGWTDAIEVVRDIDDLEHFWLRSDLLLSQTCGYPLTTSLHGQVQLLGTPTYDVPGCSGVSYRSLLVVRADDSDAGMLRPMPALADFRGSTGVVNQLNSHSGMNALRHTVAPFAHKGYFFDKVHVSGSHLDSLVMVQNGSADVAAIDCVTFAYVARACPDKVFGLRILQESLAAPGLPFIASLQLNQTQSVILVEALEKVCVNRQIAEPLRITGLALTVEKDYQAIMAMEEFAIALGYLRLA; via the coding sequence ATGCAGACTTGGAAAGTAGCGCTGCCGATGTATAACGTCGGCCCAACATTGACCGCAGATTACGAGCGTTTTCTGGAGGCCGTTATTGCGGTGCTGCGCGCGCGCGGATGGACAGACGCGATTGAGGTGGTGCGCGATATCGACGATCTGGAGCATTTCTGGCTGCGTTCTGATCTCTTGCTGAGCCAAACCTGTGGCTATCCGTTGACAACCTCTTTGCACGGTCAGGTACAACTTCTAGGTACGCCGACTTATGATGTTCCCGGTTGCAGTGGCGTTTCTTATCGTAGTTTACTCGTTGTCCGGGCTGATGATTCGGATGCGGGAATGCTTCGGCCGATGCCCGCGTTAGCTGATTTCCGTGGAAGTACTGGCGTTGTCAATCAGTTGAATTCCCATAGCGGGATGAACGCCTTGCGCCATACCGTGGCACCTTTTGCCCACAAAGGCTATTTTTTTGATAAGGTACATGTATCGGGCTCACACCTCGACAGTCTGGTGATGGTGCAAAATGGGTCGGCAGATGTGGCGGCAATTGATTGTGTGACGTTTGCTTATGTCGCCCGCGCTTGTCCAGATAAAGTCTTTGGATTGCGCATTTTGCAAGAAAGTCTGGCGGCTCCGGGTCTACCATTTATTGCGTCTTTACAGCTTAATCAAACACAGTCTGTCATATTAGTAGAGGCCTTAGAGAAGGTGTGTGTAAATCGGCAGATCGCTGAGCCACTGCGCATCACTGGCTTGGCGCTTACTGTAGAAAAAGACTATCAAGCTATCATGGCGATGGAAGAATTTGCGATTGCGCTAGGCTATCTGCGGTTAGCATAG
- a CDS encoding fatty acid desaturase has translation MAEYLSDGQQQKIAELLSNRIARSEWPTWLLVLLIYGGWGATLWFRSRLTLLPTTLLLIGFCVWFMSLQHEIMHGHPTRYLWLNKILAYAPLAVWYPYSLYRQSHLQHHNDANLTVPGLDPETHYVDAAVWQASGHLMRTLYRWRKTFWGRMLVGPLMAIISTWGTAIEEILHGDMRHGRMWLTHGGLLVGMLVGIQHFFDIPWWYYLLFIAYPAMSVAMVRSYFEHRAAADCKHRIVINEAGLLMRILFLNNNYHLVHHDLPRLPWYLIARVYQEDRADYLSRCGGFHLHGYRELMRDYGFNPIDDPLHPLPPNPCAL, from the coding sequence ATGGCGGAATATTTGAGTGATGGGCAACAGCAAAAAATCGCCGAGTTGTTGAGCAATCGCATAGCACGGTCCGAGTGGCCAACCTGGTTGTTGGTATTGCTCATTTATGGCGGTTGGGGTGCAACTTTGTGGTTTCGCTCCCGCCTTACTTTACTGCCCACGACCCTGTTATTGATTGGCTTTTGTGTCTGGTTTATGTCCTTGCAGCACGAAATTATGCATGGGCATCCGACGCGCTATCTCTGGCTAAATAAAATATTGGCATATGCACCGCTGGCAGTCTGGTATCCGTATTCGCTCTATCGCCAAAGTCACTTGCAACATCACAATGACGCGAATCTGACCGTGCCGGGACTTGACCCGGAAACCCATTATGTTGATGCCGCAGTATGGCAAGCAAGCGGTCACCTCATGCGCACCTTATATCGCTGGCGCAAGACTTTTTGGGGGCGGATGCTGGTTGGGCCATTGATGGCAATCATCTCGACGTGGGGGACCGCAATAGAGGAAATTTTGCATGGTGATATGCGCCATGGTCGGATGTGGCTGACGCACGGAGGATTGCTTGTTGGTATGTTGGTCGGGATACAGCATTTTTTCGATATTCCCTGGTGGTATTACCTGTTATTTATTGCCTATCCCGCCATGTCGGTGGCGATGGTGCGATCCTATTTTGAACATAGGGCAGCGGCTGATTGTAAGCATCGGATCGTGATCAATGAGGCGGGGTTGTTGATGCGCATCTTATTTCTCAATAATAACTACCATTTGGTGCATCACGATTTGCCGCGACTGCCTTGGTATTTGATCGCACGCGTGTATCAGGAGGATCGTGCTGATTATCTGTCGCGCTGTGGTGGTTTTCATCTCCACGGATACCGTGAATTGATGCGGGATTATGGGTTCAACCCAATCGACGATCCATTGCATCCGCTGCCCCCGAATCCCTGCGCGTTATAG
- a CDS encoding ABC transporter substrate-binding protein translates to MTIHSMRRMRGFLARLTLIGGCVIAAHGATAASPIALASTASGATVSPWCASGKIVKFAGLNWESGSVLTEVMRSVMEKGYGCKTESVPGNTVAMEVALSKNDIQVLAEEWVGRSDAWNTAAKAGSVMPLGKVIVGASEGWYVPEYVIKGDASRGIKPMAPTLKSVADLPTYKTLFKDMEEPSKGRFLNCPTGWTCEGVNTQKLKAYKLTDSYVNFRPGTGPALDAAITSDYQRGKPLLFYYWAPTALMGKFKFVKLQEPAFNEACFKTLANKDTPNPCGSAAPEAVIQAGVSTVFNKQDPVLSAFLSKFNIPLDLLNKSLADMAEKKLAPPQVAQIFLQQHPEIWKKWVPVDVGAKISASVK, encoded by the coding sequence ATGACTATTCACTCTATGCGGCGAATGCGCGGCTTTTTAGCGCGGTTGACATTGATCGGCGGATGCGTAATAGCCGCTCATGGAGCGACCGCAGCATCGCCCATCGCACTGGCTTCTACGGCTTCAGGCGCCACCGTTTCACCTTGGTGTGCGAGTGGCAAGATCGTCAAATTTGCCGGACTCAATTGGGAGAGCGGCTCCGTTTTGACCGAGGTGATGCGCTCCGTCATGGAAAAAGGATATGGCTGCAAGACTGAAAGCGTTCCCGGCAATACGGTAGCGATGGAAGTAGCGCTGTCGAAGAATGACATTCAGGTGCTGGCCGAAGAGTGGGTAGGACGCAGCGATGCGTGGAATACGGCGGCGAAAGCTGGCAGCGTGATGCCACTCGGCAAAGTCATCGTGGGCGCCAGTGAAGGTTGGTACGTGCCCGAGTACGTGATAAAGGGCGACGCAAGTCGCGGTATTAAACCGATGGCACCGACGCTGAAATCAGTCGCTGATCTGCCGACCTACAAAACGTTATTCAAGGATATGGAAGAGCCATCAAAAGGACGTTTTCTGAATTGCCCAACCGGTTGGACGTGCGAAGGTGTCAACACACAAAAGCTCAAGGCTTATAAACTGACCGACAGCTACGTAAATTTTCGTCCCGGCACCGGACCCGCATTGGATGCGGCGATTACGTCGGATTATCAACGCGGCAAACCATTGCTGTTTTATTATTGGGCTCCTACTGCGCTGATGGGGAAATTTAAATTTGTAAAATTACAAGAGCCTGCATTTAATGAGGCATGCTTCAAGACTCTTGCGAACAAAGATACGCCAAATCCTTGCGGTTCAGCCGCGCCCGAGGCAGTGATTCAGGCTGGCGTTTCTACTGTTTTTAATAAGCAGGACCCAGTATTGAGTGCGTTTTTATCGAAGTTCAATATCCCACTCGACTTGCTGAATAAGTCGCTTGCCGACATGGCTGAAAAGAAACTGGCACCGCCACAAGTCGCTCAGATTTTTCTACAGCAGCATCCTGAAATATGGAAAAAATGGGTACCCGTGGATGTCGGTGCCAAGATCAGTGCGAGTGTGAAGTAA